A portion of the Salminus brasiliensis chromosome 11, fSalBra1.hap2, whole genome shotgun sequence genome contains these proteins:
- the LOC140565515 gene encoding odorant receptor 131-2-like, translated as MQSLRVNISSSSNLLTDPAFKLILVQVLVGIFLYVNCLMIFTFLKKEVFWEDTRYILFAQMLFVDSAVMVLTDVLLIESFYQLRIHTISCIIMCVVVSTLKSCTPLTLVAMCLERYVAICMPLRHADISTSRTRFVGFLIIWSISTMSTLFTFIAYLSVVRPDVLFSNVVCSLEIMLEKEWQAQARAVILLLSFLLMIIIIVFTYIKIMIAARAASSEKKNSTNKSLRTVLLHAFQLFLCIMQFLTPYIEMPLWKLDVMVFYNVRYSNFIVFIIAPRCLSPLIYGLRDEKFFAVLSHYAMCGLTGFSQLRSGNRK; from the coding sequence ATGCAAAGTCTACGAGTTAATATTAGTTCAAGCAGTAATCTGCTAACAGATCCAGCCTTTAAGTTGATATTGGTGCAGGTACTAGTGGGGATTTTCCTTTACGTGAACTGCCTGATGATATTTACCTTTCTGAAAAAAGAGGTGTTCTGGGAGGACACTCGCTACATTTTATTTGCTCAAATGCTATTTGTTGACTCTGCTGTCATGGTTTTAACTGATGTGCTGTTGATTGAGAGTTTTTACCAGCTTCGCATTCATACGATTTCTTGTATAATCATGTGTGTAGTTGTATCTACTCTAAAGAGTTGTACTCCACTGACTCTAGTGGCAATGTGTCTGGAGCGCTATGTTGCTATATGCATGCCTTTAAGACATGCAGacatctccaccagcaggacCAGATTTGTTGGATTTCTTATCATTTGGAGTATCAGCACCATGAGTACACTCTTCACTTTTATAGCATATCTTTCAGTGGTCCGTCCTGATGTTCTTTTTTCAAATGTTGTATGCAGTTTGGAGATAATGTTAGAGAAAGAGTGGCAGGCACAAGCACGTGCTGTCATTTTGCTGCTCTCTTTTCTGTTGATGATTATAATAATCGTCTTCACCTACATTAAGATAATGATCGCAGCCAGAGCCGCCTCCTCTGAGAAGAAGAACTCAACCAACAAGAGTCTGAGAACTGTGCTCCTTCATGCTTTTCAGCTGTTTCTGTGTATAATGCAGTTTTTAACCCCATATATAGAAATGCCACTTTGGAAGCTTGATGTCATGGTGTTTTATAATGTGAGATACTctaatttcattgtttttattattgcaCCACGTTGTCTTAGTCCTCTGATATATGGACTCAGGGATGAAAAGTTTTTTGCTGTCTTAAGTCATTATGCTATGTGTGGTTTGACAGGCTTTTCTCAACTCCGGTCAGGGAACAGAAAATAA